The Kribbella sp. HUAS MG21 genome includes the window GGCTTCGACGAAAGCTCTGAGCTCTACGTCGACACCTCCGAGCCCGACGTGGTCACCGTGACGGCGCGGAGCTCTGTCTGGGAGAGCCGGGTGACGACGACGCGGTTCCTGCCGGACCGGATCGAGACGCGGACCACGGTCACGGGACGGGGCCGGCTGACGGACGTACACCTGCTGGGCGGACGCCGTACGCCTCGCGGGTTCCTGCCGAGTGGCTCCCGGCTGCGGCAGGTGTACTCGCCGAATCCGGACCATCCGTCGCGCGTCGTGCGGGAGGCGGTCGAGCCGGCGACGATCAGCGTCTGCGGCGAGGGCGGTGAACCGGGCATCGAGCGCTGGCTGTTCACACCGGCGCCGTGGTGCTTCGCGGCCGCCGTCGAGCCCTCTGACTGGGTGGGCTTCAGTGTGGTCGCGCCGATCGCGGAGCAGAACTTCACCAGCTACCACTATCGGCCGGTGACCAGTGGCTTCAGTCTGCAGCTGGACTACGAGGGGCACACCGCCGTCGACGGGACCTTCACTACACCGCTGCTCGTCGTACATCTGGGTGCCAGCTCGGCTGAGGACGTTCTGGTGCAGCACCGCGCGCTGCTCGACGAGGCGGGCGTAGTACCCGCTCGGCCGGTGGAACGACCACAGTGGTGGTCGGGGACGATCTTCTGTGGCTGGGGTGCGCAGTGCGCGCTCGGCGTCCGAACCGACCAGGCGCCGCAACCACTGGCCACACAGAAGAACTACGACGTGTTCCTGGGCACGCTGGCCGATCACGGCATCGTTCCGGAGACCGTGGTGATCGACGACAAGTGGCAGGCGTCGTACGCGACCTGTCGGCCCGATCCGGAGCGCTGGACCGACCTGGCCGGCTGGATCGCCGAGCGGCATGCAGCCGGCCAGCGGGTGCTGCTGTGGTGGAAGGCCTGGGACTACGAGGGCGCTCCGCCGGAGGCGTGCATCACGGACGCAAGCGGTGCGCCTGTCGGGTTGGACGCGGATGCACCGGCTTGCGTCGAGCTGATCAGGGATGCGGTCACGTACATGCTCTCGGCCGACGGTCTGGACGCGGACGGGTTCAAGATCGACTTCACCGCGCGTACGCCGTCCGGCTCGTCGCTACGGCACAGTGGTCCGCGCTGGGGTTCAGCGCTGCTGCACGAGCAGCTGCGCCTGGTGTACGACACCGCCAAGCAGGTCAAACCAGATGCTCTGGTCGTCACCCACACGCCTAACCCGGCGTACCTCGACGTCACGGACATGATCCGGCTGAACGACGTACTGCACGACCACACGGCGGAACCGGGCTATGTCGCTCGTCACATGGGCTACCGGGCCGGGGTGGTGCGTTCGGTGCTGCCGGAGCTGGGTGTGGATACCGACGGCTGGATGATGCCGAATCACGCGGAGTGGCGTGACTACCTGCGGATTCAGGACTCCCTGGGCGTACCGGCCCTGTACTACGTCGACGGCACCGACACGGACCGTCACGACTTCCAGGAGGAGGACTTCGCTGCCGTCAGGGACACGTGGAGCCGGTACAGGTCGCGGCTGACCACTTAGACTGCCGACCATGAGTCCCCGGGGGCAGGCGGCACGTGCGGTGCCACAACCGGCACAGCCGGCACAGGCCTCGGTACGCCGTCCCACCGTGCAGGACGTGGCGCGCGAGGCCGGTGTGTCGCCGTCGACCGTGTCCCGCGCGCTCCACACGCGCGGCTACGCGTCCCCCGCCGTACGGGACAAGGTGCGGGCAGCGGCCGACCGGATCGGGTACGTCACCGACCACAACGCCCGCAACCTGCGAAGCCGGACCTCGACGTCGATCGGCGTGCTCATCTCGGATCTGCGGAACCCGTTCTACGCGGACCTCGCCGCGGGGATCGAGGAGGAGCTGCGCGCGGCGGAGTACCAGATGGTGCTCGTCAACGACAACGGCGACCCCGCCGAGGAGATGCAGGCCGCGGAGACGCTGCTGGCGATGCGGGTGCCCGGGGTGATCGTGACGCCGGTGACCGCGAAGTGCCCGCAGGTGCTGCAGGACAACGGCGTGCACGTCGTCTGCGCGGACCGCGAGCTCGGCCGCTCGAACGGCGACGTCGTACTGAGCGACAACAAAACCGGCGCCCGCGAGCTGACCGAGCACCTGATCGGGCTCGGTCACACGCGCATCGGGCTGCTGATCGACGAGACGAAGTGGTCGACCGGCGCCGGGCGGCTGGCCGGGTTCCGGGCGGCGCACGCCGACCACGACCTCGAGGTCGACGAGAACCTGATCGCCTACACCAGCTTCGACGCCGACGCCGCTCGCCGGACGACGCGCAAGCTGCTGAACGACCACGAGGTCACCGCGATCATCTCCGCGAACAACGTGCTGGCGCAGGGCGCTCTGGCCGAGCTGAAGGACCGCCGCCTGAAGATCCCGCGGCAGCTCAGTCTGGCGGCGTACGACGACGTGCCGTGGATGTCACTGGTGCAGCCGGCGCTGACCACGGTCGACCAGAGCACGGTCGAGATGGGCCGCAGTTGCGCCCGGCTGCTGCTCGCCCGGATCCGCGGCGAGCTGCCGCGCAAACGCCGGATCGTCAAGGTGCCGACCCGGCTGATCGTCCGCGGCTCCACCGGTCCCGCTCCCCACTGACCGCCAGGCCACGATTCGGACTCTTGTCCACAAGCCCCTGCCTGACACCTTGACGCCGGAAGAAAGTCACACATACGGTGCCTGCAATCGAATGTGGCATCGATACCACATTCCCTCCGCTCGTCCCCTGTCGAGGTTAGGAGCAACGCGATGAAGCACCTGCGCCTTCCCGTGGTGTTGGTCGCCGGCACGCTGGCCCTGTCGGCGTGCGCCGGCGTCGGGAACAAGAGCGACTCCGGCGGGAGCGACGACCAGGGGTCGGCCGCCGCGACGCCGTCGGGAACGCTCAACGTCATGGGTTTCAGCGGTGAGGACGAGGTCGCCCAGTCCCGGATCACCGCCTTCAAGACCGCCTTTCCCGGCGTCACGGTGAAGAACAACAAGGGCGACTTCGACGCCCAGCAGTTCCTCACCGCGGTCTCCAGCGGCAACCCGCCGGACGTCGTGTACATGGCCCGCAACCTGATCGGGACCTATGCGGCGAAGGGCGCGATCCAGCCGCTGGACGACTGCATCAAGAATGCTGGAATCGATACCACACAGTATCGCGAAGCCGCGATGAACGAGGTCAAGCTCAAGGACAAGACCTACGGCATCCCGGAGTTCTACACGGTCTCGACGAACCTGATCAGCGAGACCGCGCTGACCTCGGCCGGTGTCGCGGTCGCCGACATCCAGACCGCCGACTGGGACAAGCTCGAGGCAACCGCCAAGAAGCTCTACAAGGCGAAGAACGGCCGCCCGGCCCGGATCGGGTACGACCCGAAGATGCCGGACTTCTTCCCGCTCTGGGCGATGGCCAACGGCGCCGGACTGGTGAAGCCCGGCGGCGAGCCGAACCTCAACGACCCGAAGGCGGTCGAGGCGCTGCAGTTCACGATCAAGCTGATCAACGCCCAGGGCGGCTGGGCGAACTTCAAGACCTTCCGGGACACCTTCGACCTGTTCGGCGAGAAGAACCAGTTCACCAAGGACCAGCTGGCCGCGTTCCCGATCGAGAACTGGTACGTGAACGTCCTGCGGGACGCCCGGGCGAACGGCCTGAAACTGCAGTCGACGCCGTTCACCGATCGCCAGGGCCAGCCGATCAGCACCATCGGCGGCTCCGCCTGGGTGGTCCCGAAGGGCGCGAAGAACGCGAACGCGGCCTGCCAGTGGGCGAAGACGCTGACCTCGCTGGAGACCTGGCACAAGGCCGCCGAGGCGCGGATGCAGACCGTGGCGAAGGACAAGAGCTTCTTCACCGGCCTGTTCACCGGCAACAAGAAGGCCGACGAGGAGATCAAGGCGAAGTACCTCAAGCCGACCGGTGACGCCGGCTTCGACGCCGCGATCAAGAACTACTACGACGTCCTCGACAAGGCGAAGTCGCTGAACCCGTCGGCGGCGGGCGCGGAGATCGACGCCGCCTGGAAGAACGCGGTCGGCAAGGCGCTGGCCGGTTCCGCCACCCCGCAGGCCGCGCTCGACCAGGCGCAGAGCGAGGCGAAGGCCGCCTTCGACAAGGCCGGCCAGGGCTGACGGCATGGCGACCACCAGTACGCCGGGATCGGCGCCGGCCGCGTCGCAGGACGTCGGCGCGCCGCCGGGCCCCGAGGTTCCGGGCGGCGGGAACGGCGCGGCACCCGGGGGCGGCGGGCGCCGCGCCGGTCGGCCACGGCGCAGTCCGCTCGCCAAGCAGGAGGACCGGGCCGGCTGGCTGTTCGTGCTGCCGTGGGTGCTCGGGTTCCTGATCTTCACCGCGGGGCCGATGATCGCCAGCCTGGTGCTCTCGTTCACCGACTACCAGATGATCCAGGCGCCGCGCGCCGTCGGCCTGGAGAACTACCGGGAGCTGTTCGACGACCCGCGGGTCCTCAAGTCGCTCAGCAACACCTTCGTGTACGCCGCGATGTTCGTCCCGATCGGCACGATCGTCGCGCTGTTCCTGGCCCTGATGCTGCAGCGCGTCGGCCGCGCCGGCGGCTTCTTCCGGACCGCGTTCTACCTTCCGGAGATGACGCCCGCGGTCGCCGCGGCGGCGATGTTCCTGCTGCTGCTCAACGGTCAGCAAGGCCTGGTCAACAAGGTGCTCGGCTGGATCGGGATCAACGGCCCGAACTGGACCGCTGATCCGAACTGGCTGAAACCGTCGCTCGCGATCGTCAGCCTGTGGACCCTCGGCGGCACGGTGGTCATCTACCTCGCGGCGCTGAACGGCGTACCCAAGCAGCTGTACGAGGCCGCCGAGCTGGACGGCGCGGGACCGGTGACGCGGCTGTTCCGGATCACGATCCCGATGATCTCCGGTGCGCTGTTCTTCACCGTGATCACGAACACGATCGCCGCGATGCAGATGTTCGACCAGGCATACACGATGTTCTACGGCCCGCAGCAGAAGGCCTCGGCGTCGGAGGAGTCGCTGGTCTACATGGTCTACCTGTTCCAGAACGCCTTCCAGTTCTTCAAGATGGGCTTCGCCTCGGCGATGGCGTGGCTGTTGTTCGTGATCATCCTGCTGATCACGTTCCTGCAGGTCCGGATCGGTAACCGCTACGTCTACTACCACGGGGAGCGCTGATGGTCATCCCCTGGAAACGCCTGCCGTTCTTCGCCTTCCTGACCTTGGCGACGTTCGCGTTCGTCTACCCGTTGGTGTGGCTGGTGTCGGCGTCGCTCAAGCCGCGGTCGCAGGTGTTCGACAACCGGCTGATCCCGGAGGTCTTCCAGCCGTCCAACTACGTGCGGGTCTGGGAGACCGCGCCGGTGCTGCGCTGGCTGACGAACTCGCTGACCGTCGGTTTCATGGCGGCCGCGGCCGTCACGCTGTCCAGTGCCCTGGTCGCCTTCGGCTTCGCGTACTTCCGGTTCCGCGGCCGGAACCTGCTGTTCGGCGTCGTACTGTCGACGATGATGCTGCCCGGCGCGGTGACGATGATCCCGGTCTACCTGATCTGGAACCAGCTCGGCATGATCGACACCCAGATCCCGCTCTGGGCGCAGAACCTGTTCGGCTCCGCGTTCTACATCTTCCTGTTACGGCAGTTCTTCCTCGGCATCCCGCGCGAACTCTTCGAGGCCGCCCGGGTGGACGGCTGCGGGTACTTCGGTCTGTTCCGGAGGATCGCGTTCCCGCTCTGCCGGCCGGCCCTGGTGATCGTGTTCGTCTTCGAGTTCAAGGCGAGCTGGTCGGACCTGATGAAACCCCTGATCTACCTGCAGACCCCGGAGTACTTCACGATGCCGCGCGGCCTGAAGCAGATCATCGACGCCTTCGCCCTCTCGGGCCACTACGAGTGGGAGATCGCGGTGGCCGCCAGCGTGATCGCCGTGGTGCCGATGATCGTGCTGTTCGCCTTCGGTCAGCGCTACATCCTCGACGGCGTGGCCACGACCGCGCAGAAAGGCTGAGTGTGACCCAGCAGCAGCCCGTCCTCGCCCTCGACGTCGGCGGCACCAAGTTGGCCGCCGGCGTCGTCGCCCGCGACGGCACCGTGCGGTCCTTCTGCCAGATCGAGACCGCGGTGGGCGAAGGCGCCACCGCCGTCGTCAAACGCCTGCTCGACCTCGGCGAGCAGGCGGCGGCCGAGGCCGGCCTGCCGGTCGGGACGCTCGGCGCGGACCCGGCCGGTGGATCCGCCGCGCCGTTCGCCGCGGTCGGGGTCGGCTGCGGTGGTCCGCTCGACCCCGAGACCGGCGTGATCCTGGGTCCCCCGGGCCTTCCCGGCTGGGACTCGGTGCCGCTCGGGCGGCTCGTCGCCGAGCGTTTCGGGCTGCCGACGTACGTCGAGAACGACGCGACCGCGGCGGCGCTGGGTGAGTACCGCTGGGGCGGCTGGGGTGTGGAGAGTCTCGTCTACCTGACGGTGTCCACCGGCTTCGGCGGCGGAATCGTTGCTTCCGGCAAGCTGTTTCGCGGCGCGGCCCGGCAGGGCGGCGAGCTCGGTCACGTGGTGGTCGACTGGCAGGGCCGCCAGTGCGGCTGTGGCGCCCGCGGCTGCGCGGAGGCGTACGTCTCCGGTACGTCGATCGCGCGCCGGGCCGCCGAGGCGGTCGCGGGGACCGACTCCACGCTCGTCGGCCTGGCCATCACCGCGAAGGATGTCGCGGAGCACGCGCGGGCGGGCGATCCGGTCGCGCGGGCCGTGTGGGACGAGACGACCGCGATGCTCGGGCGGATGGTCGCCGTCCTGATCAACGTCTGCGAGCCGCAACTCGTCGTCCTCGGCGGTGGCGTGACCCGTGCGGGTGCGCAGCTGCTCGATCCGGTGCGCGCGGCCGCGCTGCGGCAGGCGATGCCACCGGCGGCGCGCGCCTGTGACGTCGTACTGAGCAAGCACGGTGACGCGGTCGGCGTACTCGGCGCGGCGGCGATCGCCTACGAGCGGTTGGGGGAATCGTGACCACACGACTCGAAGGGCTGCTCGACGGCCAACTGGACCGGCACTCGGAGGTGGCCGCGGCGATGCGCGCCCAGCTGCCCCAGGTGCAGGCGGTGGCCGACGAACTCATCCGGCGGCTGGCGGCCGGCGGTGTGCTGTACACGTTCGGCAACGGCGGGTCCGCGGCCGACGCGCAGCATCTCGCGGGCGAGCTGATCGGACGGTACCTGCGGGAGCGGCGGCCGTTGCCCGCGGTCGCGCTGATCGGCGACGCCGCGGTCGTCAGCTGCATCGGGAACGACTACGGGTACGACGACGTGTTCGCGCGGCAGGTCACCGCGCTCGCGCGGCCTCAGGACATGGTCGTCGGGTTCAGCACGTCCGGCACGTCGCCTACGGTGGTCAAGGGCCTCGCGGCGGCCCGCGCCAACGGGGCCTGCTCGGTCGCGTTCACATCGGTCCGCGGCCACGACCTCGCGGCCGCCGCCGACCTCGCGGTCGTCGTACCGGCCGAGGAAACCGCCCGGATCCAGGAAATGCACGTCCTCGCCCTGCACCTGGTCAGCGAACTCGTCGACCGCTGGGCCTTCGACACTGCTTTGGAGACTTCATGACCCAGCGCGGTCCGCTGCACATGATCGGCAACGCCCACATCGACGCGGTGTGGCTCTGGCAGTGGCAGGAGGGATACCAGGAGGTGCGTGCCACGTTCCGCTCCGCGCTGGACCGGATGGAGGAGTATCCGGACTACGTCTTCACCGCTGACTCGGTCGCGTACTTCAGCTGGATCGCCGAGCACGACCCGGAGCTCTTCGAGCGGATCCGCAAGCGCGTCGCGGAGGGCCGCTTCGAGATCGTCGGCGGCTGGTGGGTGGAGCCCGACTGCAACCTGCCCGGCGGTGAGGCGTTCGTCCGGCACGCGCTGTACTCGCAGCACTGGCTCGCCGAGCACCTGGGTGTGATCGCGACCGTCGGGTGCAACGTCGACCCGTTCGGTCACAACGCGAACCTGCCGCAGCTGCTCAGCAAGGCGCGCCTGGACTCGTACGCGTTCCTCCGGCCGCAGGCGCACGAACGCGAGCTGCCCGGCCAGAAGTTCTGGTGGCAGGCCCCGGACGGCTCGCGCGTGCTGGCGTACCGGATCCCGCACGAGTACTGCTCGCCGCGCGGCGAGATCACCGGGCACGTCACGAAGGCGCTGCAGCAGTTGCCGGTGACCACCGAACCACTGATGGTGTTCTACGGCGTCGGCAACCACGGCGGCGGCCCGACGATCGAGAACATCGAGTCGATCAAGCAGCTCGCCGAGCGGGACCTGTACCCGGAGATGTTCCCGTCGACGATGCGCCGGTTCTTCGACGAGGCGCGGACCTTCGACGGGATCCCGGTGCACCCCACCGAGCTGCAGCCGCACGCCATCGGCTGCTACGCCGCGCATTCCGGCGTGAAGCGCCAGAACCGGCTGGCCGAGCAGGCGCTGCTCGCCGCCGAGAAGTGGACGACGATCGCGGCGACGGTCAGCGGCATGCCGGACGCGACCACGGAGCTCGGGCACGCGTGGAAGCAGGTCATCTTCAACCAGTTCCACGACATCGCGGCCGGCACCGCGATCGAGCCGGCGTACGACGACGCGCGCGACCAGCTGGGTGAGGCGAAGTCGATCGCGGCGCGGTTGGCGAACCGTTCGATCCAGTCGATCGCGCGGCAGATCGATATCCCGGCGGAAGAGATGATGGTGCCGGTGGCGGTGTTCAACCCGCATACGTGGCCTGTCACGTCGACGGTGGAACTCGAGCTCGGCTATCCCGCGCCGATGCGCGGGGCGATCGAGCTCCGCGAAGGCCTCGACGGCCGGGTGCTCGACGTCCAGGAGGTCCGATCGGCCGCGACCGCGGGCGGACGTCGCCGGGTCGCTTTCACGGCGACGGTTCCGCCGCTCGGCTATCAGCTGTACACGATGCGGACCGGCGAGCAGCCGTCGTACCACCTCGGCAGGCCGACCAGCGAAGGGCTGGTGCTCGACAACGGGGTGGTGCAGGCCGAGGTCGACCCGACGACCGGTTGGTTGAAGTCGCTGGCGACGGCCGGCGGTCCGAACCTCCTGGCGTCCGGCGTGGCGCACGCGCAGGTGATCGACGACGACACAGACACCTGGAGTCACGGCGTACGGTCGCTCTGGAAGACCGTCGACGCCTTCAAGGTGCAGCGGGTACGGCGCCTCGCGGACGGGCCGGTGCGGCAGCTGATCCGGGTCGAGTCGACGTACGGGCGCTCGCGGCTCGTCGAGGAGTTCGTCCTGGACGCGGGGTCGGAGGCCGTCGAGGTGCGGGTCACGATGGACTGGCGCGAGCAGCTGAAGTCGCTGAAACTGTGCTTCCCGTTCGCGCTGCAGCAGTCGGTGGCGACGCACGAGATCCCGTACGGGCACCTGGAGCGCGAGCAGAATCGCGAAGAGGTGCCGTCGCACGCCTGGGCCGACATCTCGGGTCCGAACGGCGGCGTCGCGCTGCTCAACGACGGGAAGTACTCGTTCGCCGTCGACGGCACGACCGCCGGCCGGTCCGTGCTGGCGATGACGGCGGTGCGCTCGCCCGTCTACGCCTGGCACGACCCGTGGCAGCTGGACGACGACGGCGTGTACGAGTACCTCGACCAGGGCATCCAGCGGTTCACCTACCGTCTCGTGCCGCATGGCGGGGACTGGCGGGCGGCCGGCGTGGTCCGGCGGGCGGCCGAGCTCAACCAGCCGGTGACGCCGCTGATCGAGTGCTTCCACCCCGGCCCGCTGCCGCCGTCGCAGTCATACGTGACCGTGAGCGGCGCCGACAACGTCGTCGTCTCGGTGCTGAAACGTGCCGAGGGCAACGATGGGGCGACCGTCGTCCGCGCCTACGAAACGGCCGGGCGTGCTGCGGAGGTGACGATCGACCTGGCGCTGCTCGGCCGGTCGATCGAGACTGCCTTCACGCCGCACGAGGTGAAGACGCTGCGGATCCCGGCCGACGGCGATGTCACGGAAGTCGACCTGCTGGAGTGGGATCCGGCCGCGCCGCCGCCGGTCACGAGCGTGTGAGATGCGGGTACCTCTCGACCGGGCGCCCTGGAAGGTCCGGGGCTTCCTCGGCGACGAGTGGCGGCATCACCGCGTCTGGGGCCCGCTGCGCGAACCTGACGCGTGGCTGCCGGCGCGAGTGCCCGGCAGCGTTGTCGACGACCTGTGGCGGGCGAACGTCGTACCGGATCCGTACGTCGGGCTGAACACGCGGGCGATCGAGTGGGTGTCCGAACGGCACTGGGTCTATCGACACGAAATCCGGTTGGATCCACCGCTCGACCGGCAGGCGTACTTGTGTCTGGACGGGGTCGACCACAGCGCCTTTGTCTACCTCGACGGGGTGGAACTGGGGCGGGTGGACGGGATGTTCGTCGCCGGGCGGTTCGACGTCACCTCGCTGTTGCGGGCTTCGGCGGAGCACACGCTGGTGGTTGTCGTGGAACCGGCGCCGGTGAGCGAGCCGCAGGTCGGCGAGACCGGGCGGGTCCGGGTGCACAAGTCGCGGATGACGTACGGCTGGGACTTCTGCCCGCGGCTTGTTCATCAAGGCATCTGGCAGGCGGCTTATATCGAACTGACGGGAGCGGTCCGGGTCCCGTCACTTGTCGTTGGCCCGGACGGGATCGTCGCCAACGAGCCGGTGGAGCTTGTGTTGGCGGATGCCGATGGGGCCGTGGTCGCGACCGGGGACCGGGCGCTGACGGTGCAGGATCCCCGGCTGTGGTGGCCGAACGGGTGCGGCACGCCGTACCTCTATCGGCTGACTGCGACTGTCTACTCCGACGGTGTGGTGAGCGATCGGCGTGAGCTGGACGTCGGGTTTCGTTCGTTGCGGTTCTTCCGGGTTGCGGACGACGCGGCGTCGTACGGGATCGAGGTGAACGGGCGGCGGATCTTCGCCAAGGGCTGGAACTGGGTGCCGCTCG containing:
- a CDS encoding sugar ABC transporter permease; this translates as MATTSTPGSAPAASQDVGAPPGPEVPGGGNGAAPGGGGRRAGRPRRSPLAKQEDRAGWLFVLPWVLGFLIFTAGPMIASLVLSFTDYQMIQAPRAVGLENYRELFDDPRVLKSLSNTFVYAAMFVPIGTIVALFLALMLQRVGRAGGFFRTAFYLPEMTPAVAAAAMFLLLLNGQQGLVNKVLGWIGINGPNWTADPNWLKPSLAIVSLWTLGGTVVIYLAALNGVPKQLYEAAELDGAGPVTRLFRITIPMISGALFFTVITNTIAAMQMFDQAYTMFYGPQQKASASEESLVYMVYLFQNAFQFFKMGFASAMAWLLFVIILLITFLQVRIGNRYVYYHGER
- a CDS encoding SIS domain-containing protein: MTTRLEGLLDGQLDRHSEVAAAMRAQLPQVQAVADELIRRLAAGGVLYTFGNGGSAADAQHLAGELIGRYLRERRPLPAVALIGDAAVVSCIGNDYGYDDVFARQVTALARPQDMVVGFSTSGTSPTVVKGLAAARANGACSVAFTSVRGHDLAAAADLAVVVPAEETARIQEMHVLALHLVSELVDRWAFDTALETS
- a CDS encoding glycoside hydrolase family 38 C-terminal domain-containing protein, with translation MTQRGPLHMIGNAHIDAVWLWQWQEGYQEVRATFRSALDRMEEYPDYVFTADSVAYFSWIAEHDPELFERIRKRVAEGRFEIVGGWWVEPDCNLPGGEAFVRHALYSQHWLAEHLGVIATVGCNVDPFGHNANLPQLLSKARLDSYAFLRPQAHERELPGQKFWWQAPDGSRVLAYRIPHEYCSPRGEITGHVTKALQQLPVTTEPLMVFYGVGNHGGGPTIENIESIKQLAERDLYPEMFPSTMRRFFDEARTFDGIPVHPTELQPHAIGCYAAHSGVKRQNRLAEQALLAAEKWTTIAATVSGMPDATTELGHAWKQVIFNQFHDIAAGTAIEPAYDDARDQLGEAKSIAARLANRSIQSIARQIDIPAEEMMVPVAVFNPHTWPVTSTVELELGYPAPMRGAIELREGLDGRVLDVQEVRSAATAGGRRRVAFTATVPPLGYQLYTMRTGEQPSYHLGRPTSEGLVLDNGVVQAEVDPTTGWLKSLATAGGPNLLASGVAHAQVIDDDTDTWSHGVRSLWKTVDAFKVQRVRRLADGPVRQLIRVESTYGRSRLVEEFVLDAGSEAVEVRVTMDWREQLKSLKLCFPFALQQSVATHEIPYGHLEREQNREEVPSHAWADISGPNGGVALLNDGKYSFAVDGTTAGRSVLAMTAVRSPVYAWHDPWQLDDDGVYEYLDQGIQRFTYRLVPHGGDWRAAGVVRRAAELNQPVTPLIECFHPGPLPPSQSYVTVSGADNVVVSVLKRAEGNDGATVVRAYETAGRAAEVTIDLALLGRSIETAFTPHEVKTLRIPADGDVTEVDLLEWDPAAPPPVTSV
- a CDS encoding LacI family DNA-binding transcriptional regulator, yielding MSPRGQAARAVPQPAQPAQASVRRPTVQDVAREAGVSPSTVSRALHTRGYASPAVRDKVRAAADRIGYVTDHNARNLRSRTSTSIGVLISDLRNPFYADLAAGIEEELRAAEYQMVLVNDNGDPAEEMQAAETLLAMRVPGVIVTPVTAKCPQVLQDNGVHVVCADRELGRSNGDVVLSDNKTGARELTEHLIGLGHTRIGLLIDETKWSTGAGRLAGFRAAHADHDLEVDENLIAYTSFDADAARRTTRKLLNDHEVTAIISANNVLAQGALAELKDRRLKIPRQLSLAAYDDVPWMSLVQPALTTVDQSTVEMGRSCARLLLARIRGELPRKRRIVKVPTRLIVRGSTGPAPH
- a CDS encoding carbohydrate ABC transporter permease, which produces MVIPWKRLPFFAFLTLATFAFVYPLVWLVSASLKPRSQVFDNRLIPEVFQPSNYVRVWETAPVLRWLTNSLTVGFMAAAAVTLSSALVAFGFAYFRFRGRNLLFGVVLSTMMLPGAVTMIPVYLIWNQLGMIDTQIPLWAQNLFGSAFYIFLLRQFFLGIPRELFEAARVDGCGYFGLFRRIAFPLCRPALVIVFVFEFKASWSDLMKPLIYLQTPEYFTMPRGLKQIIDAFALSGHYEWEIAVAASVIAVVPMIVLFAFGQRYILDGVATTAQKG
- a CDS encoding ROK family protein, producing the protein MTQQQPVLALDVGGTKLAAGVVARDGTVRSFCQIETAVGEGATAVVKRLLDLGEQAAAEAGLPVGTLGADPAGGSAAPFAAVGVGCGGPLDPETGVILGPPGLPGWDSVPLGRLVAERFGLPTYVENDATAAALGEYRWGGWGVESLVYLTVSTGFGGGIVASGKLFRGAARQGGELGHVVVDWQGRQCGCGARGCAEAYVSGTSIARRAAEAVAGTDSTLVGLAITAKDVAEHARAGDPVARAVWDETTAMLGRMVAVLINVCEPQLVVLGGGVTRAGAQLLDPVRAAALRQAMPPAARACDVVLSKHGDAVGVLGAAAIAYERLGES